The following coding sequences lie in one Apium graveolens cultivar Ventura chromosome 3, ASM990537v1, whole genome shotgun sequence genomic window:
- the LOC141714695 gene encoding secreted RxLR effector protein 161-like, which translates to MISRYQSNPGQKHWSVVKTMLKYLRRTKEYMLVYRSSDLLPLGYTDSDFQTDKDKRKSTSGCVFALGYGAIKWRSVKQKYITDSTMEAEYVAASKAANEAIWFRNFLLD; encoded by the coding sequence ATGAttagcagataccagtctaaccCAGGACAGAAACATTGGAGTGTAGTAAAAACAATGCTCAAGTACTTGCGTAGGACTAAAGAGTATATGTTAGTTTACAGGTCCTCGGATTTGTTACCTCTGGGATATACCGATTCAGATTTCCAGACAGATAAGGATAAGCGAAAGTCCACCTCGGGATGTGTTTTTGCTTTGGGATATGGAGCCATAAAATGGAGGAGTGTGAAGCAGAAATACATTACAGACTCAACCATGGAAGCCGAGTATGTGGCAGCTTCTAAGGCAGCCAATGAGGCTATATGGTTCCGAAACTTCCTGCTGGATTAG